The genomic interval TCCTTGCGGCCTCCCAGCTTCCAGGTGCGGGTCTCGGCGGCTGTGACGGGTCCGTTCCGGCGTGAGGCGCGGGGACCCGCGTCTCCACTCCTGTGGAAGGCCCGGGGCTGCCAGCGCGTTCGGGTGGCAGGGGCGGTGGATGTATGTATTTCTGGGCTGAGCTCTTCGGAAGGGACCCCAAGCTGTTCCAGGGCTGGGAGAAATGGCGAAAAGAGGATTCACCCTTTGGAGCCGGAATGAGTTTGGACATCTGCAAGCTCTTCTCAGTCCAACTGCATTTTAGTTATACCCAAGGAGTGGAAAACTAAATTATTCAGACAATTCAGTTCAGCCACTTTCGAACAAAATTGAAGGTTAACCTGAATATCCACATTTTTGAGAAAGAGTGTGTGGGATTTGGGGCGGCTGGCATGAGGAAACAGGGCGCActtgaagtattttaaatattactttacaTATTGTTGCTCTTTGGGAGATGGTAAATGGAGTTCATCTGGTGGTGCTGGGGTTGGGGGCGGGGGAGAGAAGGTTCAGTGGTCCATTTGGAGGGAGGAATCCCTTCCTCCTGGTGATCCTTACTCATATTCTAGCCACCAACCACAGGTAGTGCCTGCGGATTGCTGTGCAGGGTGGGTTTTGAATCTGGGACAGCGGAGGATGAACGCTACAGTGAGAGTTATTTGGCAGATGCCTTAGGGTTAGCTGGTATGTGAAATTTTGGGTGATGGCATGGAGGGCCGGCTAAGAGAGGTACTGTTTGCATAGTGTAGGGAAACAGGGAAAAGGACGAGGAAGCGGGTCTTTGGTTTCAGGTTAAATTACTAGAGCTTTTGTAAAAGATGGGCAGACAGGAGCAAACTCGAGTACCAGTATGCCCTAAGTACCCTCTCGGTAATGTTAGTTTGGGAAATAACTTCGTCCTTCAGAAGCTTTCCCCTAGATTTATGTTGTCTCTCTTTCTAGAGCCTAGAGCCTAGAGCCTCTGCCCTTGACTGGTGCATAAAGAACCACAGCTGCAATGACAGTTTGGGCCTGCGAAGAGAAGGATGGAACGACAGGAGAGGGAAGCTTTCTGCAAATGGTAAGTTGGGAATGACACATGGTTTCACGTTGTCCTTAGTTATGACTAAACTTCTAAAGATCCTGGGCCTAAAAAAGTGTAGGTTCAGGATGGGGGAAATGGGTACAAGGAATGAAAGGACTCTCTCCCACTCAAAACTGGTGAGCTTCTACCAGAACCACAAAGCCAAACTGACTCCTAACTCATTGCAAGAATCAGTCTCAGTAGAGGATTGTGGAAATTTAAATGAGATGTCAAGAGTGCTTGCAATTTTAATAATCATTCTGCTCTTTTGAAAGACAGTGCAAGGATTCTTGGAGTGAAATATGTGATGCAGATATACATGGTCTTCAGTAAGGGAAGATTTGGGTTTAGTCATGTTAGTGTGGGATAAGCTAAGTCATAACTGTAGTattgaaaatactaattttaGGCACAAAGAAAGACCATGGAGAGAGACTAAAAACCATGAAATAGTAAAGTTTCCCTAAGTTGGTAATATAAAAGTGAAGTGTAAGACAATTATTTTAATGCTTCAGAGGAAAAACAGTCTCAGGTGAATAATTTTGGCCCAAGACATCAATAATTTCCcacattttctatttcacttTCCCCAAATAGACCTATTCTTAATGAAATAAGTGGTTTACTTTAATTATTATGGTATGAACAAACTCTCACCTCTTTTTCAGAGTTATGGTAAGACTTGATTTGAATTCCCAGTTTGAATTTCCCCGAATCAACTGCAGTGATTCTGTATTGTGCTTTGAACAGTAGTTCTCTAATTGGTTGGTATCTCTGCAGGGCATTTAGTTAAAGGGTTGTATGGTTAATATGGGCATTGAAAATGAATGTGAGAGTAATTAATTAGCAATTATAGTTGCTTGTAAGGATTGAAAACAATCATTTCACACTTTAGAATAACCagaatgcaaattattttaacCACATGCTTGGCTTCTTGAGTTTGCAATCCTTTAATCTTCCTAGCAGCATCACTGGTATCCAGAAGTTCAACCTGCCCATGATTCTTCCTAGACAGGAGACTATCGAGAAGTCAGGGTGAATAGTTTGCTGCCATCTCAGTATTAATCCAGTCTCTCAGCTGGTTCTACTGACTTAGGTTCCTAAGAAAGGAGAGGTGCCTTTCTAACTTGTGTCCAATGCCATTTTATAACCTCCTTGTAATCAAATTCGTTaatgaataaaagttaaaataaaagataaaagttaaataaaagataaaagttaaaataaaagataaaagttcCCATTTATCTAGCccacaatgaatatttatttctattactcAACCTCTGCTTGGAACTTGACTCTAAGCTCTGGGAATTAAGGTAACTCACATTTGCTGTTAGATCTTGCTGCTGTTGATCTCCTGTCCTGCCCTTGCTTTGTTGGAGACTCTGCTTTTGAATCTTTGACACCTGTAGATGAGCCATcttttgctgtttatttattcagtcatcaTTTCCCCAAGATCTGACATAGACCAATCTCCCAAATTAGAACTACTTTCAAACTCACATTTTTTGCTACTTTTATGCCTTCTTGGTTTAGATTGAATACTCTGACACCCACAATATTCTAGGTTCCAGGCTTCTACATGTTGGCTACTCCATCCCCTGACTACCCCCTGTTCTGACAATCGCTATGTGCCATGTCTGTTTTTAAAGACTGTATAACTGTGAGCTAGACATTAAAGCACTTGAAAAgtcaagaacatttaaaataactgcTTATTATATAAGTGTAACTTGATTATAAAAGAttcctatgttttattttcaataaaaaagtttttagtGATTCTACAGCAATGTTAGAAGCTGACCTGAATCTCTAACATTATAAGGAAATGAGCCATAATTCTATTATGCAATAATCGTATTCTACTTCAAATGTTATTATTTCATCATTGTTTCTAAATTTCAGCTGCTCAAAATGACTTCAGATCTTATCAGGACAATCTTGGTTGTTGCACTAATTCCCAAACTTATAAGTGCAATGGATCTACAGTTCTACTTGGCAAGACAACCATTTTAAGTTGAATGAGATGACATCACACTCACACCTGCAAAATCTAAAATGTCTAATAAAGTAGATTCCTATGTCTGAACTTCAATTTTAGGGCACAGCTGTAGATGCAGAACTGATGCCATCTGGTGTGATTCTAcagaataagagagaaaatttACCCAGAGTGTGCCATGCACTGGCTTTTCTGGGAATGGCAAGGTGCCAGGATTTGTTTTTGGTTCACTTGCAGGGGTGGAAGCTTGGAACTAGGTGAgtacaaaatatgaaatactctatttttagtttgacATTCCATATTTCCAATTAGTCTATAGTTTCAAAATTAGTGCAATagagttaaattttaaatagccAAAATGTTAAAGATTGTAAATGGTTAAACCATTTAGAATAGtgggaaatatttgtttttttttttttttttgtaagtcacACTTACTAATCTAGAGACTTTTAGAATACTGAAGATGTTAATGTAATACATAAGGTATCTACACAGTGCTgtagtttgctttttaattttgacaGCTACTCTGAGGTATTTGTGCATATTTAAGCTAAATCCACAATTAAAACTTTAGGATCATTAGAATGTCACTGTCAGGTGTCTGTGTCACATACAATGGAAGGTTAAGAACTGAGTTGTAAATCTTTGATGTAGTTCTTTTCTTGTTTGAATCAGTGAAATAAATTTCTCAGTCTTCCATTTTTAAGTTTgtctacacaaaataaataatgttatgGATTAATAATGATCTGATTAAGTGTCTGAGTCACAAGCATCTTCCCATATAGGAAGCTGGATGATCAGAAGGGCATTTAAATCCAGTAATCAGAACCTAATAGCCATGCAGAAAAGCTTTCTGATggattaagtttaaaaaaactaCCTTATTTTCCTTAATAGTAGCCACTTTATATAGGTCTGTATAGACATACTGAAGACATGGGTGGGTTCTAGCTAAAGCCTTTATATGTGTCTCTTGTTTTATTAGTATGACTCTGAAGTTACTTGAATTTATTGAATAGGTACAGATTCTTCAAGCAAGATGTCTTTTCCTTTCAGATGAAAAATCACACTTTCCTATTGGGAATCAAGATGAATTGTTATCTTGACAATCGAATAGGAAGTTTTGGACTgaacagtggcttaaacaaatCAGAGGCTTTGTCCTTTTCTCACAGAACAAGGAGGTTAGAGTCAGGCAGCTGATGGTGTTGGTTCAGCAGCTCACGGGTGGCAGGCTTAATTAAGGTGGCTGCTGAGGTTTCCTTGGCTTTTTCCTCCAGGTTCCAAGATGGTCCCTGCAGCTCCCCACAAGAAGGAGGGAGCCCACAGAGAAAGCAAGCCATGCCAGTTCAAATCCACTTCCTTTTAAAGAGCCTCCTCAGCACCCCAATAACTTCTGCCTTCATCTCATTGGCCAGGACTGTGTCATTGGCTACTGCTATCTGCAAGATTGTCTGAGAAATGTAGGTTTTGTTGCTGGAGCTATAACTGCCTTTCACAAAATCCAGTTTCTCTTGATAAGGAAGAAGATGGTGGTGAATCTTGGGAAGACAACTAACAGTTTATGCCCtggttacaaaataaaattgcagaagagcataaagttcaaaaatatcaaaatgtagtTCCTTCACAACTGGCAAAGCTCCAAGCATCACTGCTTCCCTCTGAGAGAGTGAGCAGAGCGAAGGCATATCCGGTTTTCTCACAAAGCACTTGACGGGACTGACCTTCTCTTTCAATCAATATCCTTGTCACACATCAGGATTTTCTAGAGGGCTCTGGGTACCTGCATACTTCCTTGGTGACCATAACCTCTTAATGGAGGGTTGTATAAGATAAATAGTGTACTACTGTGCTGCTCCCTCATCTGCATCATTTCTCTCCTCCCTAATTTTCCTGTCAGTTATATTTTGGTGGAGTCTGGGTTTGTGTATTTGATGCCTATAAAAAGACCATCACTTTCATGCATGGAGGAGGGGAATCCTTGCAAAGAAAGTCTACCTTACTCCCTTCTGTGACTCCACCACCAATCTAGGAATATCCTGGGAGAAGAATTGCCTCTCAAAACTGCTTCCATAGCAGCCTACATCCTAgttaagcaaagaagaaacaCTTCCCACATCTAGGGCTGTCTaaaagaactttctgtgatgacagaaatgttctatatctgcaGTGTCCAATATGGTAACCACTAGCCACGTGTGGTGAGTGAACACTTGAAATGCGGCTATTGTGACTGAGGAAGtaaaattgaaattttgtttaattgtaattaatttaaattcaaatagcCAAATGGGGCTACTGACTATGATATTAGATAGCACAGTAcactttattctctttcttgtGTTGTAGAACCAGCAGGGAGATGCGTGGGCCAGTCATGGGCTTGATGTCCCACGGTCTTCACTATTCTACCTTGCCATTGAACTTGTctcccagaggaaaagaaagaatggtaTTTGGAATTGAATTCAAGATGTTAACTTGACATCTATATATTGCACATATTCCTGTATAGTGAATGGAATGGTCTCCTGGGAATAGGTTCTGTGATTGATTTTAGTGATAACTGGTCATGaagaaatggccatactgctccaCTTCACCTTCCTAGTGACTATTACATATTCCTAGTCAGAGTGACTCAGCAGAGATTATTTTGTTCTCTTGTGCAATTTATtctgtgtaattttatttttgtaatattgtGGCAGCTAAATGATTATTCTgtgtatgtttttcaaaatattaggtggcttatatttttaaaaatgctatgaaataaaaataaactatatgttAACACAGTTTTTAATGTGGCTTTTTATTGGTGAGTTATTATTACCAAACTTTGTTAACGGTTAATTAGAATGAGATTCATAGACAGAGATATTTATTttgctgggcgctgtggctcacgcctgtaatctcagctctttgggagcctgaggcaggtggatcacgaggtcaagagatcaagaccattctgtccaacatggtgaaaccctgtctctactaaaaatacaaaaaattagctgggcatgaaggcgtacacctgtaattctagttacttgggaggcagaagaatcgcttgaactcgggaggcggaggttgttgtgagctgagatcgggtcactgcactccagcctgggtgacagagcgagactcaaaaaaaaaaaaaaaaaaaaaaaaaaagaaataattatttttatgttaaatttactttttaatgggcAAATCTATATGCCAATTAATGCTATCTTcttgaaatattaaatgattCTTTCATGTATTCAGAGTTTGGATAAAGCATGAGGGTCATATAGCATTACTGGATTAATTCTTTTCTCAGGTATCTGGTTGTTTCATCACACTGAGCATCACTTGGACCTTATTTCTCTACATGTGTCCTGttttgggttgtttgtcttttctttcgTTACTGTGTTATAGGATATCTTCTGGACATGAGTCCTTTATCAAATATACatgctttgtgaatattttctcc from Saimiri boliviensis isolate mSaiBol1 chromosome 3, mSaiBol1.pri, whole genome shotgun sequence carries:
- the LOC101053246 gene encoding uncharacterized protein LOC101053246 isoform X1, producing the protein MTVWACEEKDGTTGEGSFLQMGTAVDAELMPSGVILQNKRENLPRVCHALAFLGMARCQDLFLVHLQGWKLGTRYRFFKQDVFSFQMKNHTFLLGIKMNCYLDNRIGSFGLNSGLNKSEALSFSHRTRRLESGS
- the LOC101053246 gene encoding uncharacterized protein LOC101053246 isoform X2 yields the protein MTVWACEEKDGTTGEGSFLQMGTAVDAELMPSGVILQNKRENLPRVCHALAFLGMARCQDLFLVHLQGWKLGTRFQDGPCSSPQEGGSPQRKQAMPVQIHFLLKSLLSTPITSAFISLARTVSLATAICKIV